In the Paenibacillus sp. FSL R7-0337 genome, CTGGCGGCTGATATAGGTGCTGTTCAAATGAAAGATACCGCTAAGCTGCTCAAGCGTGATGGCCTGCCCCAGATGGGCATCAATATACTCCATCGTCCTGCGCACCAGCTCCGGCATGATATCCGCAGGAACGATGCTCGTTCTATGAAACACGGTGTTGGTCAGCACCAATATTTGAGCAAGCATGCTGTTGGCGAGGATATCTGCCCCATACGCATCCGATGAGAGGACCAGCTCCAGATCGCCGGTCAACCGGAGAATCTGCTGAAGCTCGGCTTCCTCCAGACGAACGATGTTGCCCTTCCCCTTCGGGCGGTAATCGAAGCACCAGGATAGAGGGGTAGCCGGAGTAGACAGGCGGTGCAGATAAGATTTTTGGAGATTGATCGTAATCCGTTCATATTCCGCTTCATCCTGGCTGAAGGAACGATGCATTTCTTCCGGATTCAGTACAAGCAGATCTCCGCGCTGCAGGTGGTAGCAGCTGTTCTCAATATAGAACTTGACGTTGCCGCGCAGAAATAAGTACAGCTCATACGCTTCATGGCGGTGATAGAAGGTTCCCATATTATAGGTGGTTGTCCTGTGCAGGTAGAGGTAATCTTTATGGATAGGGTCATAGCGAAGCTCAAATGGCTCGTTCATGGGTAACCTCCGGATCATTTCGCGCAATAATAACAGCGGAACCAGCAATGATTCTTCTCTGGAATTACTTTAAAATGACATTATCCTAGCATGCAGGAATATGATTTGCAACCCTTTTATCGTATTACAACAGACTGGAGGACAGGATAGTGGAACTGATTATAACGGCAAGAAGCAAGACTCAGGAAGATTCTGAATATACCGGATTAAACGGGCATGGACTACATGCCTCTGTAGAGATAACAGGCGGGACAGGCAGTGCACAGCATCCCTTTCAGGCTCATGTACAGCTCACGAATCTGAACAGCACGCCCTGGTTAGGCGTCATTCACGTGGAACTGCCGTTCGCCAAGGCGGATCCGCGCTTTTTTCTTCCTGCGTTTATGTATGGCCGCAACCGGGGGGAAGCTCCGCAGAATGTTCCGAACGAATTCCCGAGATTAAGGGAGGGCCAACCCGCGCGTCCTTCATCTTCCTGGTGGATGGTGCGCAGCGACCGGCTGTCACACCCGGCAGCGCTTGTATATGACACCGGCAAAGTGTACGGATTATGCGCCAGCCCTTATTTTATATACAGGGCGGATGAGAAGATCCAGTGGAAGCCAGGGCTAGAGGAAGAGTTCTTCCAGTACGGCGGCTTCACCTGCTCGCTTGCCAAGGGAACGGTCGGGTATACGCTGGGGTATGAGAATGCTCCGCTTTTGTTCATCAAATCGCGTCTCGTTAAGGAACGGGCACCGCTGGAGGAGAACTGCTTCGAACTGGCAGCTTCGGAATCTGTAGCGTTCACATTGGATCTGTATGATTACACGGCCGAGTCAGAGCTGGGCATCCATGCTGCGCTGGAAGAGATCTATTGCCGCTATCATCAGCCACCAAGATCCGGCAGTGATAGGCGGACCTCAGCGGCCGACCTGTCGAAGGCAATCTATCAATATGCGTGGCTGCCTGAGGACCGGAGCTATACCACTTTTGTCTATGAGGACAAGGAGACAGGCGGGTACCGGTACAACAAAATCATTTCCACCAGCTGGACAAACGGACTGACTGTAGCCACTCCTATGCTGATGGCTGCGCTGCGGCTGGGAGATGAGCCTATGCGCAGACAGGCGCTCTCCTGCATTGAGAATATCATCAGGAACTCCCTGAACCCGGCTTCCGGTCTCCCTTACGAGGCCTATCAGGACGGGAAATGGAGCATTCACGGCTGGTGGTTTGACGGGATGCGTACGCCGGGACATTCCGCCTATCTGTGCGGACAGGCCTTATTCTATATTATGAAGGCCTATGAATACGAGAAACGGCTCAACCATGTCATCCACGAGGACTGGGTGGACTTCGTGCGTAAGATTCTCCCTGTACTGGAGAGAAGCCGGAATTCGGATGATGAATACCCTACGATTCTCTCCGAGAGAACCGGCGCCGGGCTTGAATACGATTCCTTCAGCGGAACATGGATCATGGCTGCCATAGCCTACTATAGCTGGCTTACCGGAAACCGGTCGCATCTGGACAGCCTGAAGCGCAGTGAGCGGCATTATTATGAGACCTATGTGAGACGGCTGGAGTGTTATGGAGCACCGCTTGATGCGGATAAAGCGGTAGACTCTGAAGGGATTCTGGCGTATATCAGGGCGGTCCGGTATCTGCATGCCCTCACCGGGGATGAGCTGTATCTTGATCATATGAGAGATGCCCTTGCTTATGAGTTCACCTTCAAATTCGCCTATAATTCACCGGTTAAGGTGCCGCCGCTCAGTACATTGGGCTGGTCCAGCTCCGGAGGGAGTGTGACCTCAGTCGCCAATCCGCATATTCATCCCATGTCGAGCAGCGTGGTAGATGAGCTGTATTATTATGTGAAGCAGCGTGAAGATCCGTATGTGAAACAGCGGCTGCTGGATACCGTGGGCTGGGGCTGTCAGACCTACAACAGATATGACCGGGAGTTCGGTCACGGCTTGACGGGTTGGATGTCCGAGCGCTTTTGTCATTCCGAGGGACTGGTAACAGAGACTTACAGTGACGGTTCTCCGGCAAGCACCTGGTTCTGCCTGATGCCCTGGGCCAGCAGCAGTATTATTGAAGGTCTGGTTGGCGATTACTGGGAGGCGGACAGCGAGTAGCGCTGTTAATTCTCAAGGTTGATATTTTGTCCAAAAATAAGGGGCTGTCCCAAAAGTGACAGCCCCTTTTATTGTGGGAACGAAAAACAGCATACATTTTTCTGATGCGCAGGTAATATCATCGAGGGGAACAACGTTCTGGTGCGGAGCGTCCCCCTCTCCCAAGTGCTCACGCTGAATCCCCTCTAGCATAAAGAGCTATCCCAAGCAGCCGTTTCATGGCTTCTAAGACAGTTCCAATTAAGCTGTCGTAAATTTCATACCAGCCGTCTGCACTGCATTTCCTTGAATTTCAGTGAAAGCATCTTCTACGAATACCGGAATTTCAAGTGCTGATATCAACTTAGTCCAGAACTTAACAGCTTTTACATTCGATTTGAACATCCCTACCTCGTACCGGCCCGAATACAGTTTGAAGATTTGCAGGACAGCATCTTTGGCTATATTCGTGCCTCTGTATTTGGGCAATACAAATAGCTCCTGCACTGAATAGTCCACTTCCTTTGCAACAAAAGGAGGGGAGGTAACCAGAATAAAGCCAACGATTTTTTCATTAAACGTGATGAAGTAAGGATATAACCTTTCGTCCCTATAATATGGCGAGATATCTTCCATTTCGAATGTACCTTCTGCTCCAATATCCTCCTGTGAGTAAGCAGAAAGCTCGTAGAGATAATAATTAAATAAGTTTTCAAATTGTTCTTTGTTTGTATCTGTTATTTGCTGAATTGTCGCCTTCATCTTATTAACCCCCATATATTATTTTCTTTTCAGTGCCCTCTGTTTGATGGAGACCTATGCTGCCCTAACGATACAGTATCACACATTACGTCGAACGTAAGGTGAAAAGACAGCTATAATTAACGTTACCTTTTTCAAAAGAATGCCCGGGCACTCAGGACAGCATACTGGCCCGGTATCTGCCCGGGGACATGCCGGCCACCTTGGTGAAGCTACGGATGAAGTTGGCGTAATCGCTGAAGCCGGACAGCTCGCAGGCGGCCGCGACGCTCTTGCCGGAGGTAAGGTGGCTCATGGCCAGAGAGACGCGCTTGCCCACAATATAGGAGCGGACGGTAAGTCCCGTGTGCTCTTTGAACAGCTGGCTTATATATTTGCCGCTGTAATGAAATTCCTGCTCCAGCTGAGCGGAGTAGATCGGTTCGAGCAGATGTTCCTCAATGTAAGCCATCGTCTGGCGGACCAGCTCCGGCATGAGATTATGCGGCAGGGCGGCAGAAGACTGCTGCAGAGTGTTGATGAACACAAGCAGCCGGGTGGCATAGGAATCGGCCAGCAGATCCTGTCCGTACTCCTCGGAGTGAAGGCTACGGATCAATTGGTCTGCCAGTCTGGAATAGAAGGCGCACTGGTTGCGGGAGAGCCGTATCAGTGTGTTCAGCCCGGAGGGAAAGGCGTTGAAGCAGGCCAGCAGGTTCGTACGGCTGCTGGATAGCCGCCGCAGGGCGGATCTTCTCAGGTTCAGCCCGATCCGTTCATAGGTCTGATTGTCGGCACAGACACAGCGGTGCATCTCACCGGGACGGATCAGCAGCAGATCGCCGGGGGAGAGCTTGTAGCAGGACTGTTCTACATACATATAGGTATTGCCTCTCAGGAACAGGTAGATTTCGTAGGCATCGTGCCGGTGGTAAGGCTGAGCCGGGCTGAGCTGCTCTGTGGTGGTTGATTTGTGGAAGCAAACCATTTCTTCGGTGATCGGGGTGAACTCATACTGGGCAAGTTGTTCCATGGCATCCATTCCTTTAATTGGATATATAAGGAGTATTGGTATCCGCGCAATATAGTATCGCTGATATGCAACGACGATATATCAACTATTTAATATAATACAGGAATAGGAAGCGCTTGCAAGTGTTGCAAGGATAAAGGACAAGCCTGTACAGGGTACAGCTGCCGCTTCGATTAGACAGGAGGTGCGACCAGAGGCAGGATTCGGCAGAAATGTTGTGCGGAAATCATATAAAAAGGAGATGAAGCAATGAAATCAACGTTTAAAAAATCATTATGTACCTTGCTGGCAACGGTAACTATGTTGTCAATGCTGGTGGTGCCGCCGCCGCCCAAAGTTTCAGCAGCCAGCGATGTGACGGTCAATCTGTCTGCCCAGAAGCAGGTGATCCGCGGATTCGGGGGCATCAACCACCCGGTCTGGATCGGCGATCTGACGGCCGCGCAGCGGGAGACCGCCTTCGGTAACGGAGCGAACCAGCTGGGATTATCCATTCTGAGAATCTCTGTGGACGATAACAAGAATAACTGGTCTAAGGAGCTGGATACGGCCAAGGCGGCCGTTGCCAAAGGAGCCATCGTCTTCGCTTCCCCCTGGAATCCTCCTGCAAGTATGACGGAGACCTTCAACCACAATGGGAATACCTCAGCCAAGCGTCTCAAATATAACCAGTACGGCGCATACGCCCAGCATCTGAATGACTTCGTGACCTATATGAAGAATAACGGGGTTAACCTGTATGCGATCTCGATACAGAATGAACCGGACTATGCCGAGACCTGGACCTGGTGGACACCTGCCGAAGTCCTGAACTTTATGAAGAATTATGCCGGTTCGATCAATTGCCGGGTTATTGCTCCCGAGTCCTTCCAATATCTGAAGAATATGTCCGACCCGATTCTGAATGATTCCCAGGCGCTGGCCAATATGGACATTCTGGGGGCGCATTTGTATGGAACACAGGTGAACAACTTTGCCTATCCGCTCTTCAAGCAGAAGGGTGCAGGCAAAGAGCTGTGGATGACCGAGGTCTATTACCCTAACAGCAATAACAACTCGGCCAACCTGTGGCCGGAAGCACTGGAAGTAGCCTATCATATGCACAATGCACTGGTGGAAGGGGATTTCCAGGCTTATGTATGGTGGTATATCCGCCGTCAA is a window encoding:
- a CDS encoding AraC family transcriptional regulator, producing the protein MNEPFELRYDPIHKDYLYLHRTTTYNMGTFYHRHEAYELYLFLRGNVKFYIENSCYHLQRGDLLVLNPEEMHRSFSQDEAEYERITINLQKSYLHRLSTPATPLSWCFDYRPKGKGNIVRLEEAELQQILRLTGDLELVLSSDAYGADILANSMLAQILVLTNTVFHRTSIVPADIMPELVRRTMEYIDAHLGQAITLEQLSGIFHLNSTYISRQFKQHTGLTLRSYILDRRISLAKAYLRDGLSLTEACYQSGFSDYANFIRSFTKVAGVSPGRYAKQGTFL
- a CDS encoding GNAT family N-acetyltransferase; the encoded protein is MKATIQQITDTNKEQFENLFNYYLYELSAYSQEDIGAEGTFEMEDISPYYRDERLYPYFITFNEKIVGFILVTSPPFVAKEVDYSVQELFVLPKYRGTNIAKDAVLQIFKLYSGRYEVGMFKSNVKAVKFWTKLISALEIPVFVEDAFTEIQGNAVQTAGMKFTTA
- a CDS encoding AraC family transcriptional regulator yields the protein MEQLAQYEFTPITEEMVCFHKSTTTEQLSPAQPYHRHDAYEIYLFLRGNTYMYVEQSCYKLSPGDLLLIRPGEMHRCVCADNQTYERIGLNLRRSALRRLSSSRTNLLACFNAFPSGLNTLIRLSRNQCAFYSRLADQLIRSLHSEEYGQDLLADSYATRLLVFINTLQQSSAALPHNLMPELVRQTMAYIEEHLLEPIYSAQLEQEFHYSGKYISQLFKEHTGLTVRSYIVGKRVSLAMSHLTSGKSVAAACELSGFSDYANFIRSFTKVAGMSPGRYRASMLS
- a CDS encoding glucuronoxylanase codes for the protein MKSTFKKSLCTLLATVTMLSMLVVPPPPKVSAASDVTVNLSAQKQVIRGFGGINHPVWIGDLTAAQRETAFGNGANQLGLSILRISVDDNKNNWSKELDTAKAAVAKGAIVFASPWNPPASMTETFNHNGNTSAKRLKYNQYGAYAQHLNDFVTYMKNNGVNLYAISIQNEPDYAETWTWWTPAEVLNFMKNYAGSINCRVIAPESFQYLKNMSDPILNDSQALANMDILGAHLYGTQVNNFAYPLFKQKGAGKELWMTEVYYPNSNNNSANLWPEALEVAYHMHNALVEGDFQAYVWWYIRRQYSPMNEDGSISKRGDSMAQFSKFVRPGYVRVDATKNPNTNVYVSAYKGSNKAVIVAINKSTSAVSQRFVLQNGTASSFASWITDANRKVAAGSNINVSNGAFTAQLPALSVTTFVATLGSSKSSVTDAIYDIEVDPALADEVFAE